The nucleotide sequence GCACCTGGCCCAGTGGATGACGACCTTTCGTCATGACGTGCTGATCACCAGCCCTTTCCGACGCACGTTGGAAACCACGCGGATCTATCTGGATCAATCGCCACGGCCGGTTTGCGTTTGGCACAACGTGTTTGAACGTGGCGGCTGCTTCAACGGGTACAACGACGCGACCTACAGCGGCGCGCCGGGATTATCGCGAAGGCAAATCATCAAACTGGCTCATTCCGACCGCGAGCAATGCGTCATCGACGACACCATCGGCGACCAAGGTTGGTGGGATCGACCGGACCGCGAAGCGGAAGACGAAACGGTTCGACGTGCTGCCAGTGTTGTTGGGCGCTTCATTGATGAATTTGGTGATTCCGACATGACGGTTGTCGCCGTCATCCACGCCGATTTCATTCGCGCGTTGCTGGCCCAAATGATCGGTGACGTCGTGGACATGCAACGTCTGGGACCGATCGTCAATGTCGGCATCAGTCGTTTGCGCTGGGCGAATGAGGCTTGGCATCTGGATTGGCTGAACTCGGTCAGCCACATGCCCGCTCGCCTGGTCACCGGACGCGAGCACTGAATTCGCCACAATTTTCTGGGGGGCCGAGCCAACATTTTTCCACAGCTATGGCTGCAGTCTGTTGAAATGTCAAACATCGGCCTTCGCTCCCAGGATGTGAGTGTACGCCGGTGGAGCGATTGTGTGGTTGGCTGATCGCGATAGTCTAGCCGCCATGAGCACTAAGAAGGGATTCGCCCAGCGAAACTCACGCGTCAATCGGCCTTAGCGTGATCAGGCCGAGTTTTTGCCGATGGCCATTGACCAGATGATTCCACGAGATCATCGCAGCAGAATCGTCTGGCGATACGTCAAGTCGCTTGACTTGGACCGCTCTATAAACCGCTGCAGGTCTCCGGATCTCAAGCCGGAC is from Crateriforma conspicua and encodes:
- a CDS encoding histidine phosphatase family protein, yielding MKLYLIRHAESQNNARPTHQRVCDPPLTARGRLQAQHLAQWMTTFRHDVLITSPFRRTLETTRIYLDQSPRPVCVWHNVFERGGCFNGYNDATYSGAPGLSRRQIIKLAHSDREQCVIDDTIGDQGWWDRPDREAEDETVRRAASVVGRFIDEFGDSDMTVVAVIHADFIRALLAQMIGDVVDMQRLGPIVNVGISRLRWANEAWHLDWLNSVSHMPARLVTGREH